From one Rhopalosiphum padi isolate XX-2018 chromosome 2, ASM2088224v1, whole genome shotgun sequence genomic stretch:
- the LOC132922393 gene encoding pickpocket protein 19-like: protein MSAKQTSVSRRVELVRYRNRSPRASGVKRGANVWKNILDDICDQCSLHGLNHIIRNDRSTGEKVFWTITVMCAVLFATYAIFESWKMYSDSSIDTVVETTFLSYADIAFPMLVICDSSRVDWTRVMGLTERDLPGIDANLLPVVRKLLKTFSVITYGDFDDFDVLMNVTELPKINHLNITELLLKVMRPCDEVFLPGGCWWNFKQVNCCEIFELQRTEFGLCHSFNSDFSEYSRARIGANSGLIGTYWQTDSGEFRPRRTSDKGQWSGIRVHISPITPEQVAPNINAKPSIRILMGEPRGAPLGSDMVVMAGNFGNINVWGDRIYNTHRTKKLKPKQRNCYFGDESPTGMGTNYYLRRNCRTSCYMFHMVKHCGCYIEAMFGLMKQNDSLRPCNAEDLLCLSNKNQYFNNYIPFEQPSFFMKDKPGLKCECMPDCIHQMYIPELTIAEHTDSTMEENSSASILIDLHFKQSACILYRSDLILGWLDLLVSFGGCAGLFLGGSLLSFIELIYFLTWRVYYHWRRSPPKSVKSKSKKKGKGHQILTDTWKMDDCMGSKTSIP, encoded by the exons ATGAGCGCCAAACAGACGTCCGTGTCCAGGAGAGTCGAACTGGTGCGGTACCGGAACAGATCGCCCCGCGCTTCCGGCGTAAAACGCGGCGCGAACGTGTGGAAGAATATTTTGGACGACATTTGCGATCAATGTTCGCTGCACGGCCTCAATCACATTATCCGGAACGACCGGAGTACTGGAGAAAA AGTGTTTTGGACGATAACTGTCATGTGCGCCGTCCTGTTCGCCACTTACGCGATCTTCGAATCGTGGAAGATGTACAGCGACAGTTCGATTGATACGGTGGTCGAGACGACTTTTTTAAGTTACGCCGACATAGCGTTTCCGATGCTGGTGATATGTGACAGTTCGAGGGTGGACTGGACACGGGTTATGGGATTGACTGAACg AGACTTGCCGGGAATCGATGCAAACTTGTTGCCCGTCGTGAGAAAATTGTTGAAAACTTTCTCGGTGATAACGTATGGAGATTTCGACGATTTTGACGTGCTAATGAACGTAACGGAACTCCCCAAGATTAACCATCTAAACATCACCGAACTATTACTGAAG GTTATGAGGCCGTGCGATGAAGTATTTCTCCCGGGAGGTTGCTGGTGGAACTTCAAACAGGTAAACTGTTGCGAAATATTCGAGTTGCAGCGTACCGAATTTGGTCTATGCCATTCGTTTAATTCCGATTTCTCCGAATACAGCAGAGC GAGAATCGGTGCAAACTCTGGTCTTATCGGTACGTATTGGCAAACCGACTCCGGCGAATTCCGACCTAGGAGGACGAGCGATAAGGGTCAATGGTCGGGCATCAG AGTACACATATCACCGATAACACCGGAACAAGTAGCTCCTAATATAAACGCCAAACCGTCAATCCgg ATATTGATGGGCGAACCCAGAGGTGCTCCACTTGGATCGGATATGGTCGTGATGGCTGGAAACTTTGGAAACATTAACGTGTGGGGAGATCGGATATACAACACGCATAGAACTAAGAAACTGAAGCCAAAGCAGAGAAACTGTTACTTCGGCGATGAAAGTCCAACCGGAATGGGCACGAATTATTACTTGAGACGGAATTGCAGAACGTCGTGTTATATGTTTCACATGGTCAAACATTGTGGCTGTTATATAGAGGCAATGTTCGGACTCATGAAAC AAAACGACTCATTACGGCCGTGTAACGCGGAAGATTTACTGTGTTTATCCAATAAAAACC AATATTTCAACAATTACATACCCTTCGAACAGCCTTCGTTTTTCATGAAAGATAAGCCAGGATTAAAATGCGAATGCATGCCGGATTGCATCCACCAAATGTATATACCCGAACTTACCATCGCCGAACACACCGACTCGACGATGGAGGA GAATTCCTCAGCGTCCATACTCATCGATCTACACTTCAAACAGAGCGCGTGCATACTGTACAGATCGGACTTGATCCTCGGATGGCTCGACTTGTTGG TGTCATTTGGTGGCTGTGCCGGTCTGTTCTTAGGCGGTTCGCTGTTGAGCTTCATCGAACTTATATATTTCTTGACGTGGCGAGTTTACTACCATTGGCGCAGATCACCACCGAAATCAGTTAAatccaaaagtaaaaaaaaaggaaaaggaCATCAAATTTTAACGGACACCTGGAAAATGGACGATTGCATGGGCAGTAAAACGTccataccataa
- the LOC132922596 gene encoding pickpocket protein 19-like, protein MSYSGKTLSSVSKRVEHIRFRNKATQHDRSNAERRANVWKNILDDVCDQCSLHGLNHIVGKNRSAGEKAFWSVTVICAMLFATYAIVESWKTYKKSTIDTVVETTFLSYADIAFPMVVICDSSRVDWERVMQLTAKDVPGIKPSQLPVVRKLLKTFSVVSYGDFDEFDELKNIPELPKLIGLNLTELLVKVMRPCEEVFSHGGCWWNFKRVNCCDVFELQRTEFGLCHSFNSDFSEYSRARLGADSGLIGAFWRTESGELRPRRTGDNGQWSGVRMYVSTMSPGQIAPGVDAKPSTRIMIGEPRGAPLGSDMVVTAGSIGIVHVWGDRIYNTQRTKRLKPKMRRCLFAEESSTRMGTNYYLRRNCKTACYMDHVIHHCGCYLEFMFGLMNQNTTLRPCNVEDLLCLSEKNQFFKSLIPSEQTALMTSNLPGMKCDCMPDCVHQMYLSELTIAEPSISTVLNSSSSILIDAHFIQSTCILYRSDLVLGWLDLLVSFGGCAGLFLGGSLLSFIELIYFLTWKAYYHWRQTPSTTIVTSKSKKKRKGRIIVDTWTIDDTQTHNIGEDTRISYHL, encoded by the exons ATGTCATATTCTGGAAAAACATTGTCGTCCGTGTCTAAGAGAGTGGAACACATCCGGTTTCGGAACAAAGCAACCCAGCACGATAGATCTAACGCCGAACGCCGAGCAAACGTATGGAAAAACATTTTAGACGACGTTTGCGATCAGTGTTCGTTGCACGGCCTCAACCACATCGTAGGAAAGAACCGGAGCGCCGGAGAAAA AGCGTTCTGGTCAGTAACTGTAATATGCGCTATGCTGTTTGCAACTTACGCGATCGTCGAATCGTGGAAAACGTACAAAAAAAGTACAATCGACACGGTGGTCGAAACGACATTTTTAAGCTACGCCGATATAGCGTTTCCGATGGTAGTAATATGTGACAGTTCAAGAGTGGACTGGGAACGGGTCATGCAGTTGACCGCAaa AGACGTGCCGGGAATCAAACCGAGTCAATTGCCCGTCGTGAGAAAATTGTTGAAAACGTTCTCTGTGGTATCGTATGGCGATTTTGATGAGTTCGACGAGCTGAAGAACATTCCTGAATTACCTAAGCTTATCGGACTAAACCTCACCGAACTTCTAGTGAAG gtAATGAGGCCGTGCGAGGAAGTTTTTTCCCATGGTGGTTGTTGGTGGAATTTCAAACGAGTGAACTGCTGTGACGTGTTCGAGTTGCAGCGCACCGAATTCGGCCTATGCCATTCGTTTAATTCCGATTTTTCCGAGTATAGTAGAGC AAGACTCGGTGCGGACTCGGGTCTAATTGGGGCGTTTTGGCGAACAGAGTCCGGAGAACTCCGACCAAGAAGGACGGGCGACAATGGTCAGTGGTCTGGTGTCAG GATGTACGTATCAACAATGTCCCCGGGACAGATCGCCCCCGGAGTGGACGCCAAACCATCGACGCgg ATAATGATTGGTGAACCCAGAGGCGCTCCGCTTGGATCGGATATGGTCGTGACGGCGGGTAGTATTGGCATCGTTCACGTGTGGGGAGATAGGATATACAACACGCAGAGGACGAAAAGACTGAAGCCAAAAATGCGACGGTGTCTTTTCGCCGAAGAGAGTTCCACCAGAATGGGTACAAATTACTACTTGCGGAGGAATTGCAAGACAGCGTGTTACATGGATCACGTGATTCATCACTGCGGCTGTTATTTGGAGTTCATGTTTGGGCTCATGAATC AAAACACTACATTGCGGCCATGCAACGTCGAAGATTTGTTATGCCTGTCTGAGAAAAACC AATTCTTCAAAAGTCTTATTCCGTCCGAACAAACTGCGCTTATGACAAGTAATCTGCCCGGAATGAAATGCGATTGCATGCCAGATTGCGTTCACCAAATGTACTTGTCTGAACTAACCATTGCCGAACCATCCATATCGACAGTGCT aaattcgTCGTCGTCTATACTGATTGACGCACACTTCATACAGAGCACATGCATACTTTACAGATCGGACTTGGTCCTCGGATGGCTCGACTTGTTGG TTTCGTTTGGAGGTTGCGCTGGTCTGTTTCTGGGTGGGTCTTTGTTGAGTTTCATcgaacttatatattttttgacttGGAAGGCCTATTACCATTGGCGTCAAACACCGTCGACTACGATCGTCACCtctaaatcgaaaaaaaaacgcAAAGGTCGTATAATCGTGGACACTTGGACGATTGACGATACTCAAACGCATAACATCGGTGAAGATACTCgtatttcatatcatttataG